A genome region from Arthrobacter sp. SLBN-100 includes the following:
- a CDS encoding NCS2 family permease encodes MLKQGSALDRYFKITERGSNYSREIRGGFATFFAMSYIVVLNPLILSGPDSSGTTLGFPAVAAVTAFVAGILTILMGAWARHPFALATGLGVNAFVAVTVATNPGLTWPDMMGLVMISGVTMLILVLTGFRTAVFKAVPEGLKTAIVVGIGLFIALIGLVNAGFVRRIPDVAGTTVPVGLGFEGKLLGWPTAVFVFGLILTIALVVRKVKGAILIGIITSTVISVILEFTLHIGPSVQPGKPFNPEGWSLVAPAFSDWAAPDLSLIGKANPFGAFGHLGFVAATLLAFVILLSIFFDAMGTMVGLANEAGTVDEHGNIPDVDRVLQVDALGAIVGGGASVSSNQIYVEAGAGIGEGARTGIASIVTGLLFLVAMFFTPLINLVPFEAVAPALVVVGFMMVSQVGKIDWQDWGIAIPAFLTFTLMPFTYSIANGLGAGFISYVLIRTVQGRVKDIHPLMWAVAAAFLLFFSIGSIEAAVGM; translated from the coding sequence ATGCTTAAGCAAGGCTCTGCCCTGGACCGGTATTTCAAGATCACCGAGCGCGGCTCCAACTACTCCCGCGAGATCCGCGGCGGCTTCGCCACGTTCTTCGCCATGAGTTACATCGTGGTGCTGAACCCCCTGATCCTCTCCGGCCCGGACTCCAGCGGCACCACGCTCGGATTTCCCGCAGTTGCCGCCGTCACCGCCTTTGTTGCCGGCATCCTCACCATCCTGATGGGAGCCTGGGCAAGGCACCCCTTCGCGCTCGCCACCGGGCTGGGCGTCAACGCTTTCGTGGCGGTCACCGTTGCCACCAACCCCGGCCTGACCTGGCCGGACATGATGGGCCTGGTGATGATATCCGGCGTCACCATGCTGATCCTGGTCCTCACCGGATTCCGAACCGCCGTGTTCAAGGCGGTTCCGGAGGGGCTCAAGACGGCGATCGTGGTGGGCATCGGGCTGTTCATTGCCCTGATCGGGCTGGTCAACGCCGGTTTTGTGCGCCGCATTCCGGACGTGGCGGGCACTACCGTTCCCGTCGGCCTTGGTTTCGAGGGCAAGCTGCTGGGCTGGCCCACGGCTGTATTCGTCTTCGGCCTGATCCTGACCATCGCCCTGGTGGTGCGCAAGGTCAAGGGCGCCATCCTGATCGGCATCATCACCTCCACCGTCATCTCCGTGATCCTGGAATTCACGCTGCATATTGGCCCCAGCGTCCAGCCAGGCAAGCCCTTTAACCCCGAGGGCTGGTCGCTGGTGGCACCTGCCTTCTCCGATTGGGCAGCACCTGACCTTTCCCTGATCGGCAAGGCCAACCCCTTCGGAGCCTTCGGGCACCTTGGCTTCGTCGCAGCTACCCTTCTGGCCTTCGTCATCCTGCTGAGCATTTTTTTCGACGCCATGGGCACCATGGTGGGCCTGGCCAACGAAGCCGGCACGGTGGACGAACACGGTAACATTCCCGACGTCGACCGGGTCCTCCAGGTGGATGCCCTCGGGGCGATCGTCGGCGGCGGCGCCTCTGTCTCCTCCAACCAGATCTATGTTGAGGCCGGCGCGGGCATTGGCGAAGGCGCCCGCACGGGCATTGCCTCGATCGTCACCGGCCTGCTGTTCCTGGTGGCAATGTTCTTCACCCCGCTCATTAACCTGGTCCCGTTCGAGGCCGTGGCTCCGGCCCTGGTGGTGGTGGGCTTCATGATGGTGTCCCAGGTGGGCAAGATCGACTGGCAGGACTGGGGTATCGCGATTCCGGCCTTCCTGACCTTCACGCTGATGCCGTTCACCTACTCGATCGCCAACGGGCTCGGCGCCGGGTTCATCTCCTACGTCCTGATCCGGACTGTCCAGGGCAGGGTCAAGGACATCCACCCGCTGATGTGGGCAGTGGCGGCGGCTTTCCTGCTGTTCTTCTCGATTGGTTCCATCGAGGCCGCCGTCGGTATGTAG
- a CDS encoding amino acid ABC transporter substrate-binding protein, translating into MRRRGIVAATLLAALLMLTGCGSTFPADPQGTLDRAKGGTLRVGASINGEWIRIAASASGDVRSGDVPGSDVQGKEAELVRDFAAQLGAEVEWVAGTEQVLADELKHGGLDLVIGGLDDRTPWVTHAGVTRPYAESRDERGGLHKHVMLVPLGENAFLLELDQFLMAAKEQK; encoded by the coding sequence ATGCGGCGCCGAGGAATTGTGGCCGCCACCTTGTTGGCTGCCCTGCTGATGCTCACCGGCTGCGGGAGTACCTTCCCCGCAGACCCCCAAGGAACACTCGACAGGGCCAAGGGCGGAACCCTGCGCGTGGGTGCGAGCATCAACGGAGAGTGGATCCGGATCGCCGCGTCCGCCAGTGGCGATGTCCGCAGCGGTGATGTCCCCGGCAGCGACGTTCAAGGAAAAGAGGCAGAGCTGGTGCGGGATTTCGCCGCGCAACTGGGCGCGGAGGTTGAGTGGGTGGCCGGAACGGAGCAGGTGCTGGCCGACGAGCTCAAGCATGGCGGCCTGGACCTGGTCATTGGCGGCCTGGACGACAGGACGCCATGGGTGACACATGCCGGCGTCACCCGTCCTTATGCTGAATCCCGTGACGAGCGCGGCGGCCTTCACAAACACGTCATGCTGGTGCCCCTGGGCGAAAACGCCTTCCTGCTTGAGCTGGATCAGTTCCTGATGGCAGCGAAGGAGCAGAAATGA
- a CDS encoding copper resistance CopC family protein yields the protein MGSIRRRLLGLVLGSFFCAAAAAGLAGPAAAHDAAESSSPAQGASVSVPPEKVSVTFSNNPLGIGSSFSIKDASGTNWADGAVEIVDNVASQKLKSGAPAGQYTVAWRVVSSDSHPIEGTFSFTAAAAAGGAAPAASTTAAATVPATGTAPAIGTAPAIGTAQPGQTAAPDSAGSGEPFQWSIVIFAAAAVGLLAALAVGARRRLTAGTDDEH from the coding sequence ATGGGTTCGATCCGCCGCCGTTTACTGGGCCTCGTGCTCGGGTCCTTCTTTTGTGCCGCCGCTGCCGCCGGGCTGGCCGGTCCGGCCGCCGCGCACGATGCCGCCGAATCCAGCAGTCCCGCCCAGGGAGCTTCGGTATCCGTACCGCCGGAGAAGGTGTCAGTGACCTTCAGCAACAACCCGCTGGGGATCGGCTCATCCTTCTCCATCAAGGATGCGTCCGGTACGAACTGGGCAGACGGGGCGGTGGAGATCGTGGACAACGTGGCCAGCCAGAAGCTCAAAAGCGGCGCTCCCGCCGGGCAATATACCGTTGCCTGGCGGGTGGTCAGCTCCGACTCGCACCCCATCGAGGGGACATTCAGCTTTACGGCCGCTGCGGCTGCCGGAGGGGCTGCTCCGGCAGCCAGTACGACGGCGGCGGCAACAGTTCCTGCCACCGGCACCGCTCCTGCCATCGGCACCGCTCCTGCCATCGGCACCGCCCAGCCGGGACAAACAGCGGCACCGGATTCCGCCGGCTCCGGCGAGCCGTTCCAGTGGAGCATCGTTATCTTCGCCGCGGCCGCGGTGGGGTTGCTTGCGGCCCTCGCAGTCGGTGCCCGCCGCAGGCTCACGGCGGGCACCGACGACGAGCACTAA
- a CDS encoding NAD(P)-binding protein, giving the protein MPGNAGTEQTTTVVIGTGLSGLAVAAELCRRGVDSIVVDGLDILGAAQPANTTSLQRCDAADPVSLRERNEILRHLRNYAASHDVDVRNTTRAVQLTMVEGTAGGAAVPQWEVHTPTGILIANHIVLTRCAHSQLRRMINDFGIAVGRNVAAAMRAIGIYLVGVGELITPSPKEVLRQAKTVGHAISSKVNPDGVPSAFTGNLAILPC; this is encoded by the coding sequence ATGCCTGGGAATGCCGGGACCGAGCAGACCACCACTGTGGTCATTGGCACGGGCCTGTCCGGCCTCGCCGTGGCCGCCGAACTGTGCCGCCGCGGGGTTGATTCGATAGTGGTGGACGGACTGGACATCCTGGGTGCGGCGCAGCCGGCCAACACAACATCCCTCCAGCGCTGCGACGCAGCGGACCCGGTCAGCCTCCGTGAACGGAACGAGATACTGCGCCACCTCCGCAACTATGCCGCCAGCCACGATGTGGATGTCCGGAACACCACCCGTGCTGTCCAATTGACCATGGTGGAGGGAACGGCCGGGGGGGCTGCTGTTCCACAGTGGGAGGTGCATACTCCTACCGGCATCCTGATTGCCAACCACATTGTCCTGACGCGTTGCGCACACAGCCAGCTGCGGCGGATGATCAACGACTTCGGCATCGCGGTGGGCCGGAACGTTGCTGCTGCCATGCGGGCCATCGGCATCTACCTGGTGGGTGTGGGCGAGCTGATTACTCCTTCCCCCAAGGAAGTGCTGCGCCAGGCCAAAACGGTGGGCCACGCCATTTCTTCCAAGGTTAACCCGGACGGCGTTCCGTCCGCGTTCACCGGAAACCTGGCGATCCTGCCCTGCTAG
- a CDS encoding cation transporter has protein sequence MTNVRSDAVRFGHTELPAEQQEALGKAKKLEWATMGFLVVTTAMVFLVLGNSQAMKAAWIEDLLSFLPPISFLVAAHAVRKPPSEAHPYGYHRSTGVAHLVAAVALTVMGGYLLVESGLGLLKGEHPTIGGIELFGTTIWLGWLMMGVMILTAAPPVFLGKAKMKLAEKLHDKVLYADADMNKADWMTAVAAVAGVAGIGIGLWWADYAAALVISASILQDGVRNTKAAISALMDKQAMTYDDAAPHPLGRQLDHYLLGIGWIAEARSRVRDEGHVFHVESFVVPTGGSMPSLGQLEAAREACVAMDWKVQDMVIVPVAELPSEFLPGKTSGLL, from the coding sequence ATGACAAACGTCAGGAGCGACGCGGTCCGGTTCGGCCACACAGAATTACCGGCGGAACAGCAGGAAGCGCTGGGCAAGGCCAAAAAGCTGGAATGGGCCACCATGGGCTTCCTGGTGGTCACCACTGCCATGGTGTTCCTGGTGCTGGGCAACTCGCAGGCCATGAAGGCCGCCTGGATCGAAGACCTGCTTTCCTTCCTGCCCCCGATCTCCTTCCTGGTCGCGGCGCACGCTGTACGCAAACCTCCTTCGGAGGCCCATCCGTACGGCTACCACCGATCCACCGGCGTGGCGCACCTGGTGGCTGCCGTCGCTCTCACGGTGATGGGCGGTTACCTCCTGGTGGAGTCCGGACTTGGCCTGCTGAAGGGGGAACACCCTACGATTGGCGGCATCGAGCTTTTCGGCACCACCATCTGGCTGGGCTGGCTGATGATGGGCGTCATGATCCTTACGGCCGCCCCGCCCGTCTTTCTGGGCAAGGCGAAAATGAAGCTCGCCGAGAAGCTGCACGACAAGGTCCTCTACGCAGACGCGGACATGAACAAGGCCGACTGGATGACGGCAGTAGCGGCGGTGGCGGGTGTGGCGGGAATTGGCATTGGCCTGTGGTGGGCAGATTATGCCGCAGCCCTGGTTATTTCGGCCAGCATCCTGCAGGACGGTGTCCGCAACACCAAGGCCGCCATCTCCGCACTGATGGACAAGCAGGCCATGACCTATGACGACGCAGCGCCGCACCCGCTGGGGCGGCAGCTGGATCACTACCTCCTGGGCATCGGCTGGATTGCCGAAGCCAGGTCCCGGGTGCGGGACGAAGGGCATGTGTTCCATGTGGAGTCCTTTGTGGTCCCCACGGGAGGCTCCATGCCCTCGCTTGGTCAGCTTGAAGCGGCGCGAGAAGCCTGCGTGGCCATGGATTGGAAAGTGCAGGACATGGTGATAGTCCCGGTTGCGGAGTTGCCCTCCGAGTTCCTTCCTGGCAAGACGTCAGGCCTGCTGTGA
- a CDS encoding cation:proton antiporter → MFEAPNILFAAAGLAVFTAAVLPKLLRDMPFSMPMVFLGAGMGAFALIPTLPDPDPIAHGDFVLHLSEICVIISLMGAGLALDRPVGRRLWSTTWRLLGIAMPLCIIGLTLLGLWFLGLGLGAALLVASSLAPTDPVLASEVQVGEPADHDGGTNKEDEVRFGLTSEAGLNDGLAFPFVYLAIAISIAGSSPSAWFPEWFGVDVLWRLGVGLLLGFLTGKVLARLFFSARADSLRLSNHSEGFVALAATFLAYGVTEMVEGYGFIAVFVCAVTIRAAERTHGYHRVLHSYVEQLERLLTVVILVLLGGAIARGLLAGIGWAEVLVALAFLLVVRPLAGWLGLLGGKTGPRERIALSFFGIRGIGSLYYLSYALGKGRFADQAEWLWAFVGLVVALSIVIHGATTSPLMNRLDRLRLKKARAVSGDEGLAPNTPV, encoded by the coding sequence GTGTTTGAAGCCCCCAACATCCTCTTTGCCGCCGCCGGACTTGCCGTGTTCACCGCCGCGGTGCTCCCCAAACTGCTGCGCGATATGCCCTTCTCCATGCCTATGGTTTTCCTCGGGGCGGGCATGGGCGCGTTCGCCCTGATTCCCACCCTTCCGGACCCGGACCCGATAGCGCACGGCGACTTTGTCCTGCATCTGTCGGAAATCTGCGTGATCATTTCGCTGATGGGCGCGGGGCTGGCCCTGGACCGGCCGGTGGGGCGGCGGCTTTGGTCCACCACCTGGCGGCTGCTGGGGATCGCCATGCCGCTGTGCATCATTGGCCTGACCCTCCTGGGCCTGTGGTTCCTGGGCCTGGGCCTGGGTGCCGCCCTGCTGGTGGCGTCCAGCCTGGCGCCCACGGACCCGGTTCTTGCCTCCGAGGTCCAGGTGGGCGAACCCGCGGACCACGACGGCGGCACCAACAAGGAGGACGAGGTCCGGTTTGGCCTCACTTCCGAGGCCGGCCTCAACGACGGCCTGGCGTTCCCCTTCGTCTACCTTGCCATCGCCATCAGCATCGCCGGGTCATCGCCGTCCGCCTGGTTCCCTGAGTGGTTCGGCGTGGACGTGCTGTGGCGGCTCGGTGTCGGGCTGCTGCTGGGCTTCCTGACCGGAAAGGTCCTGGCCAGGCTCTTCTTCTCCGCCCGGGCGGACAGCCTGCGGCTGTCCAACCACTCAGAGGGCTTCGTGGCGCTGGCCGCCACGTTCCTGGCCTACGGCGTCACCGAAATGGTCGAGGGCTACGGGTTCATCGCGGTGTTTGTCTGCGCCGTGACCATCCGCGCCGCTGAACGCACCCACGGTTACCACCGGGTGCTGCACTCCTACGTGGAGCAGTTGGAGCGGCTCCTCACCGTGGTAATCCTGGTCCTGCTGGGCGGTGCAATCGCCCGCGGGCTGTTGGCGGGGATCGGCTGGGCCGAGGTACTGGTGGCACTCGCCTTCCTGCTGGTGGTGCGTCCCCTGGCCGGGTGGCTGGGGCTGCTGGGCGGCAAGACGGGCCCGAGGGAACGGATTGCCCTCTCGTTCTTCGGAATCCGCGGGATCGGCTCCCTGTACTACCTCTCCTATGCGCTGGGCAAGGGCCGGTTTGCCGACCAGGCGGAGTGGCTGTGGGCTTTTGTGGGGCTGGTGGTGGCGCTCTCGATCGTGATCCATGGCGCCACCACCTCACCGCTGATGAACCGGCTGGACAGGCTCCGCCTGAAGAAGGCCCGGGCGGTGTCCGGAGACGAGGGACTGGCCCCCAACACGCCTGTATAA
- a CDS encoding universal stress protein: protein MGAQELHPDPARDNGGAPAAPDGIVVGVDGSDHGQCALVWAAREAQRRRRPLHIVTAYSVPIFAASGLDGGYATVDDSVIREGAEAVVKQALEKVSAYDIDVSASVENGDASGVLLEMSRTAELLVFGTRGRGGFVGRLLGSVSSALPAHAKCPTVTVPLVCSDRLGETTEDRRIRAEQAKAGHQRVDNVVVVGVDGSEQARVAVLEAADQAQRLGAPLRVVCAVPQYSGSLAWVPAPMDRKALFADIQVTLDAGMAWLRSHYPNLSAESELLDGSPVDVLVEASRHVELVVVGSRGRGGFTGMLLGSTSDGVLHHAKGPVMVVPDREDPRLADRASFGPILGAS from the coding sequence ATGGGCGCACAAGAGTTGCATCCGGACCCGGCGCGGGACAACGGTGGCGCTCCTGCCGCTCCCGACGGAATTGTTGTTGGCGTGGACGGGTCGGACCACGGCCAGTGTGCCTTGGTGTGGGCGGCCCGGGAGGCCCAGCGCCGCCGCCGCCCCCTGCATATAGTGACCGCCTATTCCGTTCCTATCTTTGCCGCCTCCGGGCTGGACGGCGGATACGCCACGGTGGACGACTCGGTGATCCGCGAGGGCGCGGAGGCCGTGGTCAAGCAGGCGTTGGAGAAGGTTTCCGCATATGACATCGACGTCAGCGCCTCCGTGGAGAACGGGGACGCATCGGGTGTGTTGCTGGAGATGTCCCGAACGGCGGAACTCCTGGTCTTCGGCACGAGGGGCAGGGGCGGCTTCGTGGGCAGGCTCCTTGGTTCCGTGAGCAGCGCGCTCCCGGCCCATGCAAAATGCCCTACAGTCACAGTGCCCCTGGTATGTTCGGACCGCCTTGGCGAAACTACCGAGGACAGGCGCATCAGGGCCGAGCAGGCCAAGGCCGGTCACCAGCGTGTGGATAACGTGGTGGTGGTAGGCGTCGACGGCTCGGAGCAGGCCCGTGTTGCTGTGCTTGAAGCCGCGGACCAGGCCCAACGGCTGGGAGCGCCGCTCCGTGTGGTGTGCGCTGTGCCTCAATACAGCGGCTCATTGGCCTGGGTCCCCGCTCCCATGGACCGGAAGGCGCTCTTCGCAGACATCCAGGTGACCCTGGACGCCGGCATGGCCTGGCTGAGGAGCCACTACCCCAACCTTTCCGCGGAAAGCGAACTGCTGGACGGCTCTCCAGTGGATGTGCTGGTGGAAGCCAGCCGCCATGTGGAGCTGGTGGTGGTGGGCAGCCGCGGCCGCGGCGGCTTCACCGGCATGCTCCTGGGGTCAACTTCGGACGGCGTCCTCCACCACGCGAAGGGCCCGGTGATGGTGGTTCCGGACCGTGAGGACCCCCGATTGGCCGACCGGGCGAGTTTCGGGCCCATCCTCGGCGCAAGCTGA
- the hutG gene encoding formimidoylglutamase, with translation MPAFLPAVDVPPQPWTGRFDGDGAEHRRWWQAVGAYDAEAAADSAKPPAALLGFCSDEGVLRNKGRTGAAAAPAALRAALGALAFHLDRPVTDAGDVVVAGTGLEAGQERAGRAVTAMLDAGQLTVVLGGGHETAYASYSGVAASAAVQGGRRLGVLNLDAHFDLRDEPVPSSGTPFLQMARAEAAAGREFRYAVVGISEPNNTRTLFDMAQRLGVRYLLDEDCGEERVQEFVAGFLADIDVLYLTIDLDVLPAAVAPGVSAPAAYGVPLPVISALCRQVAQSGKLLHFDVAELNPDFDIDGRTAKVAARLIDTLLR, from the coding sequence ATGCCTGCCTTCCTGCCTGCCGTCGACGTCCCGCCCCAGCCCTGGACCGGCAGGTTCGATGGGGACGGCGCCGAGCACCGCCGCTGGTGGCAGGCGGTAGGAGCGTACGACGCCGAAGCGGCAGCAGATTCCGCAAAGCCACCTGCCGCGCTGCTCGGCTTTTGCAGCGACGAAGGAGTCCTCCGGAACAAAGGCCGCACGGGCGCGGCTGCCGCACCGGCAGCGCTGCGCGCAGCCCTGGGCGCGCTGGCATTCCACCTGGACCGTCCCGTGACGGACGCCGGGGATGTCGTGGTCGCCGGCACCGGCCTGGAGGCCGGCCAGGAACGCGCCGGCCGGGCAGTAACGGCAATGCTCGACGCCGGGCAGCTCACCGTGGTGCTGGGCGGCGGCCACGAAACCGCTTATGCCAGCTATTCCGGCGTTGCCGCATCCGCCGCCGTCCAGGGCGGCCGGCGGCTGGGCGTCCTGAACCTCGACGCCCACTTCGACCTGCGCGACGAGCCCGTACCCAGCTCCGGCACGCCGTTCCTCCAGATGGCCCGCGCCGAAGCCGCCGCCGGGCGCGAATTCCGCTACGCCGTCGTCGGAATCTCCGAACCCAACAACACCCGCACGCTGTTTGACATGGCGCAGAGGCTGGGCGTGCGGTACCTGCTGGATGAGGACTGCGGCGAGGAGCGGGTGCAGGAGTTCGTGGCCGGGTTCCTCGCGGACATCGACGTCCTCTACCTGACCATTGACCTTGACGTGCTGCCCGCAGCGGTGGCGCCCGGAGTCAGTGCCCCCGCAGCATACGGCGTGCCGCTTCCGGTCATCAGCGCCTTGTGCCGGCAAGTAGCGCAGTCCGGGAAGCTGCTGCACTTTGATGTCGCTGAGCTGAACCCGGACTTCGATATCGACGGCAGGACGGCGAAAGTTGCGGCACGGCTGATCGACACCCTGCTGCGCTGA
- a CDS encoding PEP/pyruvate-binding domain-containing protein, with translation MLPLVGGKAASLGELIAAGLPVPDGFCLTTEAYKDATVTVRDGVLRELGNLQKALQGTANQGAELAAVAGRAREAIHGTQVPPHIAAAVEQAYSALGQETPVAVRSSATAEDLPFASFAGQQDTYLNIIGTNAVLDAVRNCWASLWTDRAVAYRAALGIAPHEVALAVVIQRMVDAEAAGVMFTANPLTGRRREAVIDAAPGLGEAVVSGAVNPDHFVVDMATNRILERKLGDKRVAFRTRPGGGTETRNVQGGADASSLNDGQALELAALGLQAERHFGAPQDTEWAIDTSGALWLTQSRPITTLYPVPESRSAAEGGARVYLCFSLAQGLTRPLTPMGLASLRLIGSSVARAAGFAVPDPRRGPSPYAEAGQRAYVDVTAPVRSTAGRRILPRVFDVMEARSAMVLRQVFEDPRFTVTRKTPFGLLRHVLPAAVHARVPETVLRGLLMPTAALRRVDRFTRQFADDLELEAGAGPLERLDHAERLLGSRLFGIVPAILPLPAVGFAALWAAGKLLGGPGRGEELQKVLRGLPRNVTTEMDLDLWHLASALKDDREAREALEAGGPPRLAADFHSGSLPPVLHAGLVRFLERYGHRAVAEIDVGMPRWSDDPTYILGVLANYLRLADPAMAPDEQFRRAAAEAETAVDRLAAEARRRGRVRGLLVGAALQRTRLFAGLRELPKYQLVLGLAEVRKQVALVGAELAAAGRLESADDVFFLEFDELRQAVGDANANGTGQHRNLRELVVERRAAYAGELSRRHIPRVLLSDGTEPEVLYAGRAGTANGALTGSPASAGSVTAPARVILDPVGAHLEPGEILVAPSTDPGWTPLFLTAGGLVMEMGGPNSHGAVVAREYGIPAVVGVPEATVRLTTGQQITVDGGAGTVLPG, from the coding sequence ATGCTTCCGCTGGTGGGGGGCAAGGCTGCCAGTCTTGGTGAACTGATAGCAGCAGGATTGCCTGTGCCCGACGGGTTCTGCCTGACCACGGAGGCATACAAAGATGCCACCGTCACGGTCCGTGATGGCGTCCTCCGGGAGCTCGGTAACCTTCAAAAGGCCTTGCAGGGCACGGCAAACCAGGGCGCGGAACTTGCCGCGGTGGCCGGCAGGGCACGTGAAGCAATCCACGGCACGCAGGTCCCGCCCCACATCGCTGCAGCCGTAGAACAGGCGTACTCCGCGCTGGGGCAGGAAACTCCGGTGGCGGTACGCTCCTCCGCGACGGCCGAAGATCTTCCGTTCGCGAGCTTCGCCGGCCAGCAGGACACCTACCTGAATATCATCGGAACCAACGCCGTCCTTGATGCAGTCCGGAACTGCTGGGCGTCCCTCTGGACAGACCGCGCAGTGGCCTACCGCGCCGCACTGGGGATCGCGCCCCACGAAGTAGCCCTCGCCGTCGTGATTCAGCGCATGGTTGACGCCGAAGCAGCCGGGGTGATGTTCACCGCCAACCCGCTGACGGGAAGGCGGCGGGAGGCCGTCATTGATGCCGCTCCGGGGCTTGGCGAAGCGGTGGTTTCCGGGGCGGTCAATCCGGATCACTTCGTAGTGGACATGGCAACAAACCGGATCCTTGAGCGGAAGCTGGGCGATAAGCGGGTGGCGTTTCGGACAAGGCCCGGCGGGGGAACGGAAACCCGGAACGTCCAAGGCGGGGCGGACGCTTCCAGCCTGAACGACGGGCAGGCGCTGGAGCTCGCCGCCCTGGGCCTGCAGGCCGAGCGGCACTTCGGAGCGCCGCAGGACACAGAGTGGGCCATCGACACCAGCGGTGCGCTCTGGCTGACGCAGTCCCGGCCCATCACCACGCTGTACCCGGTCCCCGAAAGCCGTTCGGCCGCCGAGGGAGGAGCCAGGGTGTACCTGTGCTTCAGCCTTGCCCAAGGGCTGACCCGTCCACTCACTCCCATGGGGCTGGCGTCACTGCGGCTCATTGGCTCCTCCGTGGCCAGGGCTGCAGGCTTTGCAGTCCCTGACCCCCGCCGTGGTCCTTCACCGTATGCGGAGGCGGGCCAGCGCGCCTACGTCGACGTCACTGCGCCGGTCCGGAGTACCGCTGGCCGCCGCATCCTGCCGCGCGTGTTCGATGTGATGGAGGCCCGGTCCGCCATGGTGCTGCGCCAGGTTTTTGAGGACCCCAGGTTTACGGTGACGCGGAAGACTCCGTTTGGACTCCTGCGCCATGTCCTGCCAGCCGCGGTGCATGCACGGGTCCCGGAAACGGTGCTCCGCGGGCTTTTGATGCCCACGGCGGCGCTCCGCCGTGTTGACCGTTTCACCCGGCAGTTCGCCGACGACCTGGAGCTGGAGGCAGGAGCAGGCCCCTTGGAACGGCTGGACCATGCCGAACGGCTCCTTGGAAGCCGGCTTTTTGGGATCGTTCCGGCCATCCTGCCCCTGCCCGCGGTGGGATTCGCGGCGCTGTGGGCCGCCGGAAAGCTGCTGGGCGGCCCCGGCCGCGGGGAGGAGCTGCAGAAGGTGCTCCGGGGCCTTCCGCGGAATGTGACCACTGAAATGGACCTTGACCTGTGGCACCTGGCTTCGGCCCTGAAGGACGACCGCGAAGCGCGCGAGGCCCTGGAGGCTGGCGGGCCGCCCCGGCTTGCGGCTGATTTCCACAGCGGGAGCCTTCCCCCCGTGCTGCACGCAGGCCTGGTGCGGTTCCTGGAGCGATACGGTCACCGGGCCGTGGCCGAAATCGATGTGGGGATGCCGAGGTGGTCAGATGACCCCACGTATATCCTGGGTGTCCTGGCCAATTACCTCCGCCTGGCAGATCCCGCCATGGCGCCGGACGAGCAGTTCCGCCGGGCGGCGGCCGAGGCAGAGACGGCAGTGGACCGGCTTGCAGCCGAGGCGCGCAGGCGCGGCAGGGTGCGGGGCCTGCTTGTTGGCGCCGCCCTGCAACGCACCAGGTTGTTCGCCGGTCTGCGGGAACTGCCCAAGTACCAGCTGGTCCTGGGACTCGCTGAAGTGCGGAAGCAAGTGGCCCTCGTGGGAGCTGAACTGGCCGCCGCCGGCCGGCTCGAGAGCGCGGACGACGTCTTCTTCCTCGAATTTGACGAGCTCCGGCAGGCAGTGGGCGACGCCAACGCGAACGGGACCGGCCAGCACCGCAACCTGCGCGAACTCGTGGTGGAGCGGCGCGCCGCTTATGCCGGCGAATTGAGCAGGCGGCACATCCCCAGGGTCCTGCTTTCAGATGGAACCGAACCCGAAGTGCTGTACGCAGGCCGTGCCGGAACTGCGAACGGAGCGCTGACCGGCAGCCCAGCCTCAGCCGGGTCTGTTACAGCCCCGGCCCGGGTCATCCTGGACCCCGTCGGAGCCCATCTTGAACCCGGGGAGATCCTGGTGGCACCGTCCACCGATCCCGGCTGGACCCCGTTATTCCTGACCGCCGGGGGCCTGGTAATGGAGATGGGCGGGCCCAACTCGCACGGTGCAGTAGTGGCCAGGGAGTATGGCATCCCGGCCGTGGTGGGCGTTCCTGAGGCCACAGTCCGGCTCACTACCGGGCAACAAATAACGGTCGACGGCGGTGCGGGAACCGTGCTGCCCGGGTAG